From the genome of candidate division KSB1 bacterium:
GGATGGCAAGCCGGTGCGGGAAGCCAGCAAGGAGCGCGTTTATCGCGTCAAAAACAGTGTGGAAGTGGGCACCTCCAATGTGACCAACCTGCCCTCCGGCAAGTATCTTTTTCATCTGCTGCTGTTTGACCGGCGCGACAGCTTGCTTGCCGATACCGAACGGGCGTTTTTTGTTTACAATCCTCATCTCACCCCCAAACCGCCAGTCCCTGCCACAGTGGCAACCGGGGAATCCACGGATTTGGCGAAGCTCTCGCAGGAGGCCCTGGATGAGGAGTTTCAGCAGGCCGCTTATCTGGCAAAGGGCGAGGAAAACAAAGTCTTTCGCAGCCTGACGACACTCGAAGCCAAGCGCGAATTTCTCCGGCGGTTTTGGATGGACGTGGAAAAAGGCCGGGGGGACACCCCCGCCATTTCGCGCGCGGAGTATCTGCGCCGGCTCAAGATTGTCAACCAACGCTTTGCCAGTCTGAACAAGGCCGGCTGGCGTTCACATCGCGGACGTGTTTATCTGCTTTATGGCGAGCCCAGCGAAATCGAACGTTTCCCCAGCGCCGGCATTTCCAAGCCGCATGAAATCTGGCGCTATCATGCCATCGAAAACGGCGTGGAGTTCATTTTCATTGATCGTCTCGGCTTCAACGATTATGAACTGGTGCATTCCACCAAGCGCGGCGAGCTGCGCGATGAAAACTGGGAGGAGTTGTTGCGGTAGCCGGGCTGCGCGATGATCCCCGCGGGTGCCGGAACGCGGCGGCTGGTGGGGAGAGGGGGGTGTGGTGGTGTCATGGGGAAAAAGGCATTGTTGGGGTGGCTGTGCGCGGGCACCGGTCGCGTTGCCGTCACGGCGGTGACAGGGCCTCCTGCAAAAAGCGAACGAGGAAACGATCGGCCCAATGCCAGTTGTGTTCCGCGCGCGGATGCAAAACGGTTTGTGCAAATCCCAGGCGGCAGCCTTTCTCCTGGAGCAGGCGGCGAAAGTGCTCGGCACGGTCGCGGTTGCCGCGCAGACCGTCATGGGCAGTGCTGGCCACCCAGAAGCGCGTGCGGCGCAGCAGGCGCGCGGTTTCCCCGCTGGCGGCCGCGATGCCATCGGTGGCATTCCAGACGCGCAGAGCGCGACGGCTCCTTGGTTTGCCCAACGCGGCGTTGAACAACGGCGCCGCCAGCCATATGCGGTCACTATTGTCACCGTCGCCCTGGCGCGGGTCGCGATGTCCCGGCCACATCAACGTGCCGTCGTAAATGGCGGCCTCCTCGAAATACCCCGGCCGTTTCGCTGCCAGCAGGCTCACCGTAAATCCCCCCAGGGAAAAACCCGCCATCAGTTTTTTGGTCATGGCACTGACATAGCGCCGGTCATACTCGGGCAGAAGCTCGCTGGTGAGATATTGCCAAAAGCGTCCCGTGCCCAGGCCCTTGTGTTTCGCGGGCCAAACGCCCACCATGTCGATTCCCAAAGAGGGCACCGCGTTGTCAGCGGAATTCAAACCGGGCATGACCACCACGACGGGCGGCAGCCTGGTACTGTGGATGAGTGCATCGAGGTCTTCAATGGCCGTGGATCTCCGGCGCGAAGCATCCTCATGAAAATTGCACCATTCCCGCTCGTGACCGCGAAAGAGATAAAGCAATGCGGCGGCGCGGCCGGCTTGATAGCCGGGCGGTTCATAGACGAAGCAGGCTTTGCCACACTGCAGGCTGGGGGAATGGCGCCATTCCAGGCGCAGCGTGCCGTGCAGCGAATTGGCATGACGCGCCAGAATTTCGGCATGTATATTTGCGCGAGTGGAGCTTGGCATTGTGCAACCGGGGATGAATGGTGGCGGCCGCGGCACTCGGCGGCCGGAGGGTGTGATCTGGATTTTGCGTGGGAATTGTTGCCCTGCTCACCTGCGGTTGCCTGCGCAGGTGAAAGCATGATGTGAAATTCAGGTGTCAAGCCGGAGGTGCGTGAGCGCCACCACGCGCCCCCGCAGGCTGTCATTGCCTCACCGGTGCCGGCATGCTTTGCGCGGCACCGGCTGCCTGCTGCAATGACAGCCGCGGCGCGTCTTCAACGGCGTGAAGCGGAAATTGCCGGAAGAGATAATTCAGGAATCAACACCGGCACGTGACGACGTCACCGTCCGGCATCAGGCTTTGTAGATGCTTGCCACCACGGCGCCGAAGAGCACCCACTCGATGAAAACGATGCCGCCCATGCACCAGGTGAGATAG
Proteins encoded in this window:
- a CDS encoding GWxTD domain-containing protein, which codes for MKPRFALLACLLLAALPAAAQDLMPAIPFTFNLDYARFRNDAYSGYLEVYYSFQPRVLSFHFANGKYHAGVRITTRLRRQPDVRIVAEKRTLFTVSQADTAAAWYNHPMVTQAGFALPHGTYSLEVVAEDSLAPDRRDSVTSALEVSAYPSGVGLSDLELCRHITPSQKKEDLFFKNGMEVVPHPQMVFGTATTPVVFHYLELYNLDPSATYRVKTVLSDADGKPVREASKERVYRVKNSVEVGTSNVTNLPSGKYLFHLLLFDRRDSLLADTERAFFVYNPHLTPKPPVPATVATGESTDLAKLSQEALDEEFQQAAYLAKGEENKVFRSLTTLEAKREFLRRFWMDVEKGRGDTPAISRAEYLRRLKIVNQRFASLNKAGWRSHRGRVYLLYGEPSEIERFPSAGISKPHEIWRYHAIENGVEFIFIDRLGFNDYELVHSTKRGELRDENWEELLR
- a CDS encoding esterase family protein; its protein translation is MPSSTRANIHAEILARHANSLHGTLRLEWRHSPSLQCGKACFVYEPPGYQAGRAAALLYLFRGHEREWCNFHEDASRRRSTAIEDLDALIHSTRLPPVVVVMPGLNSADNAVPSLGIDMVGVWPAKHKGLGTGRFWQYLTSELLPEYDRRYVSAMTKKLMAGFSLGGFTVSLLAAKRPGYFEEAAIYDGTLMWPGHRDPRQGDGDNSDRIWLAAPLFNAALGKPRSRRALRVWNATDGIAAASGETARLLRRTRFWVASTAHDGLRGNRDRAEHFRRLLQEKGCRLGFAQTVLHPRAEHNWHWADRFLVRFLQEALSPP